The Fulvivirga maritima genome segment AGCACTACAGTAGCGCAGTACGTACTCCCTCCTGTTATAGCAGCTTTTCATCAAAAGTTTAAGGATATCACCATTACTTTAGACACCGGAAATACAGAAAAAATTGAGCAATCGCTTTTGGAGGGAAATATTGACTTAGGCATTATTGAAGGACAATCAAAAGCCGCTGGCATTAAGTATAGTCCTTTTCTTAAAGATGAAATAGTGCTGATTACTAACAGCCAATCAGCGCTAGCTAAGAACTCTGCTATTACCGTAGATCAGCTAAAAGAAATTCCGTTACTAATACGAGAGCCTGGTTCAGGCACACTGGAGGTAATACACTATGCCCTTAAAGAACAAGGCATACCTTCTGCAAACTTACAGACTGAGATGCAACTCAGCAGCACAGAAAGCATCAAATTATACTTACTTAACTCTACTTGCGCTTCTTTTCTTTCTATTCACTCCGTGTTAAAAGAATTGAAAAATAATGAATTATCGATAATAGATGTTCATGACCTTACTATTGAGAGGTATTTCAATTTCATTCAGCCACAGGGACAAAGCAATAACCTGGTAGACCTTTTCATTAAATTCACTTCGCGCTATAACTACAGGTAATAACTGATCACTAATTGTGATTTCTATTCCAGGATAACTCTGCTCAGTTTTGTCATATGAAAACAGCAAAAGAATGACAGAGCGAATAAAATCATATTTTAAAGGTCCATTTCAGAAAAACACATTATTACGAAAAGTTATATTTATCATAGCCGCTGCACTTTGTCTGTTTCCATTTGTTTCACCACCTACAGCCTTGCTAATGGGCATTATAATCGCACAGATCATAGGGAATCCATATTTACACCTGAACAATAAAGCCACTCACCTACTCTTACAGATCTCAGTAGTAGGACTGGGTTTTGGAATGAATATTAAGGAAGCCATACATGCCGGATCACAAGGATTTCTATTCACTATTTTCTCTATTGTAGGCACACTGACCTTAGGCCTGGGTCTGGCCAAAGCCTTTAAGCTTGATAAAATTACAAGC includes the following:
- a CDS encoding LysR family transcriptional regulator yields the protein MFDFRLQVFKTVAKRLNFTKAAQELSITQPAVTKHVKEIEQHFQVKLFDRNGTKIKLTPAGEMLLQYSEQIFDIYRNLEIDLNALASKHGGRLKIGASTTVAQYVLPPVIAAFHQKFKDITITLDTGNTEKIEQSLLEGNIDLGIIEGQSKAAGIKYSPFLKDEIVLITNSQSALAKNSAITVDQLKEIPLLIREPGSGTLEVIHYALKEQGIPSANLQTEMQLSSTESIKLYLLNSTCASFLSIHSVLKELKNNELSIIDVHDLTIERYFNFIQPQGQSNNLVDLFIKFTSRYNYR